A genome region from Salvelinus alpinus chromosome 26, SLU_Salpinus.1, whole genome shotgun sequence includes the following:
- the LOC139554651 gene encoding antigen peptide transporter 2-like has product MFRTCAFAMAVGLCIDITTLAFGASISKTEPRTFDTFGNVVRLWVVAGIRLVLLLGLSLLTLGSIKPAYKRWLAVHCFLAPVYETGRLMLYGGSPESAYGSLGGPSLWLLCTVAAAAAALFWETTFPDSNGESNGKEKTQKARVLFMRVLIFYRPDTLLLVGAFIFLSLAVLCEMFIPFYTGKVIDILGTQYKWNNFLTAIILMGLYSLGSSFSAGCRGGLFMCAINSFTSRMKVELFGALVKQDIGFFETIKTGDITSRLSTDTTLMARAVALNVNVLLRTLIKTVGMLSLMMSLSWKLTLLMMMETPITGLLQSVHDNYYLRLSKEVQDSIARANEAAGETVGGIRTVRSFRTEQHEAGRYNDRLMDTHNLKTRRDTVRAVYLLLRRLTALVMQVAMLYYGRLFIQRGQMSTGNLVSFILYQSDLADNIRTLIYIFGDMLNSVGAAGKVFEYLDREPQVSTKGTLQPEALTGHVHFNNISFSYPNRQERKVLQGFSLELRPGQLTALVGPSGGGKSTCVSLLERFYQPQHGEILLDGLPLQSYQHHYLHRKVAMVGQEPVLFSGSIKDNIAYGLADCSLERVQEAARRANAHSFISQLEKGYDTDVGERGGQLSGGEKQRIAIARALIREPQVLILDEVTSALDTESEHMVQEALASCPSQTLLVIAHRLKTIERADQIILIDQGTVQEQGTHQELMDRKGSYYKLRERLFTEDDMSH; this is encoded by the exons ATGTTTAGAACGTGCGCGTTCGCTATGGCTGTAGGTCTATGCATTGACATAACCACATTGGCTTTCGGCGCATCTATTTCCAAAACTGAACCAAGAACTTTTGATACTTTCGGAAATGTGGTGCGTCTCTGGGTTGTAGCGGGGATTCGATTAGTTCTACTACTCGGTTTATCACTACTCACACTAGGATCGATAAAACCCGCATACAAGCGCTGGTTAGCGGTGCACTGTTTCCTTGCCCCGGTCTATGAGACTGGGCGACTGATGCTGTATGGAGGTTCACCGGAGAGCGCGTATGGATCGTTGGGGGGTCCAAGTTTGTGGCTATTGTGTACCGTGGCAGCAGCTGCAGCAGCCTTGTTTTGGGAGACAACTTTCCCTGACAGCAATGGAGAAAGTAACGGGAAAGAGAAGACGCAAAAGGCACGAGTGCTGTTCATGAGagtcctcatcttctacagacCTGACACCCTCCTTTTGGTTGGGGCATTTATATTCCTGTCACTGGCAGTCCTTT GTGAGATGTTCATCCCATTCTACACTGGAAAGGTGATTGACATCTTGGGTACCCAGTACAAGTGGAATAACTTTCTCACAGCTATCATCCTCATGGGGCTTTACTCTTTGGGAAG CTCTTTCAGTGCAGGCTGCCGAGGAGGCCTCTTCATGTGTGCCATCAACAGCTTCACCTCTCGAATGAAAGTAGAACTGTTTGGGGCCCTGGTGAAGCAGGACATTGGCTTCTTTGAGACCATCAAGACAG GTGACATCACGTCCAGGCTGTCCACAGACACAACTCTGATGGCTCGGGCGGTGGCCCTAAATGTCAATGTCCTACTGAGAACCCTCATTAAGACCGTGGGTATGCTGTCGCTCATGATGAGCCTGTCCTGGAAGCTCACTCTGCTCATGATGATGGAGACACCCATCACTGGCCTGTTGCAAAGTGTCCATGACAACTATTACCTG AGGCTCTCTAAGGAGGTTCAGGACTCTATAGCCAGGGCGAACGAGGCAGCGGGGGAAACAGTTGGCGGAATCCGGACCGTCCGAAGCTTCAGAACTGAACAGCATGAGGCTGGTCGCTATAACGACAGGTTGATGGACACCCACAATCTCAAGACCAGGCGGGATACCGTCAGGGCAGTCTACCTGCTCCTGAGAAGA CTAACAGCGCTGGTAATGCAAGTGGCCATGCTGTACTATGGCAGACTGTTTATTCAGCGAGGTCAGATGAGCACTGGCAACCTGGTCTCTTTCATCCTCTACCAGTCTGATCTGGCAGACAATATCAGG ACTTTGATTTACATTTTCGGCGACATGCTGAATTCAGTGGGGGCAGCTGGTAAGGTGTTTGAGTACCTGGACAGAGAGCCCCAGGTCAGCACCAAGGGGACCCTCCAACCAGAGGCCCTGACTGGACACGTCCACTTCAACAACATCTCCTTCTCCTACCCCAACCGCCAGGAACGTAAAGTACTGCAG GGCTTCTCTCTGGAGTTGAGGCCAGGTCAGCTGACTGCTCTGGTGGGGCCGTCAGGAGGGGGGAAGAGCACCTGTGTCAGTCTGCTGGAGAGGTTCTACCAGCCTCAGCATGGAGAGATCCTATTGGACGGACTGCCACTGCAGAGCTACCAGCACCACTACTTACACAGGAAG GTGGCCATGGTGGGCCAGgaacctgttctgttctctgggTCCATCAAGGACAACATTGCCTACGGTCTGGCAGACTGCTCTCTGGAGAGGGTACAGGAAGCTGCTCGCAGAGCCAATGCCCACAGCTTCATCAGCCAACTGGAGAAAGGTTATGACACAG ATGTAGGAGAGCGGGGAGGTCAGCTGTCCGGCGGTGAGAAGCAGCGTATCGCCATCGCCAGAGCTCTGATCAGAGAGCCACAGGTCCTCATCCTGGACGAGGTCACTAGTGCACTGGACACGGAGAGCGAACACATG GTCCAGGAGGCCCTGGCTAGCTGCCCCTCGCAGACCCTGCTGGTGATTGCTCACAGGCTGAAGACCATTGAGAGGGCAGATCAGATCATTCTGATTGACCAGGGGACTGTCCAGGAGCAGGGCACTCaccaggagttgatggacaggaAGGGGAGCTACTACAAACTAAGAGAGAGACTGTTCACGGAAGACGACATGTCACATTGA
- the LOC139554633 gene encoding proteasome subunit beta type-9 produces the protein MLEESSEPGWLSEEVKTGTTIIAIEFDGGVVLGSDSRVSAGETVVNRVMNKLSLLHDKIYCALSGSAADAQTIAEMVNYQLDVHSIEVGEDPQVRSAATLVKNISYKYKEELSAHLIVAGWDKRGGGQVYVTLNGLLSRQPFAVGGSGSSYVYGFVDAEYRKAMSKEDCQQFVVNTLSLAMSRDGSSGGVAYLVTIDEKGAEDKCILGNELPTFYDQ, from the exons ATGTTAGAAGAATCATCAGAGCCAGGGTGGCTATCTGAAGAAGTAAAAACTGGG ACCACCATCATTGCTATTGAGTTTGATGGAGGGGTGGTGCTGGGCTCTGACTCTCGAGTGTCTGCTGG GGAGACTGTGGTGAACCGGGTGATGAACAAGCTCTCTCTCCTCCATGACAAGATCTACTGCGCCCTGTCAGGCTCGGCTGCGGACGCCCAGACCATCGCTGAGATGGTCAACTACCAGCTGGATGTGCACAG cattGAGGTTGGAGAGGATCCTCAAGTTCGTTCAGCTGCCACTCTGGTGAAAAACATCTCATACAAGTACAAAGAAGAGCTGTCAGCGCATCTCATTGTTGCCGGGTGGGacaagagaggagggggacag GTGTATGTGACCCTGAATGGCTTGTTGTCCAGACAACCCTTTGCGGTCGGCGGCTCTGGAAGCTCCTACGTCTATGGGTTTGTTGATGCAGAGTACCGGAAGGCCATGAGCAAAGAGGACTGCCAACAGTTTGTTGTCAACA CACTTTCATTGGCTATGAGTCGAGATGGTTCCAGCGGAGGTGTGGCCTACCTTGTCACTATCGATGAAAAGGGTGCAGAGGATAAATGCATTCTGGGCAATGAGTTGCCTACTTTTTATGATCAGTGA
- the LOC139554654 gene encoding proteasome subunit beta type-6-B like protein-like — MEKRFMDSQIKGVSTGTTILAVTFNGGVIIGSDSRASIGGYYVSSKTINKLIQVHDRIFCCIAGSLADAQAVTKAAKFQISFHSIQMESPPLVKAAASMLKELCYNNKEELQAGFITAGWDRKKGPQVYTVALGGMLLSQPFTIGGSGSTYIYGYADAKYKPDMSKEECLQFATNALALAMGRDNVSGGVAHLVVITEEGVEHIVIPGDKLPKFHDE; from the exons ATGGAAAAACGTTTTATGGACTCTCAAATCAAAGGAGTTAGTACAGGC ACCACCATCTTGGCGGTGACGTTCAATGGAGGGGTTATCATCGGCTCAGATTCCAGGGCGTCCATTGGAGG GTACTACGTGTCCTCTAAGACCATCAACAAGCTGATCCAGGTTCATGACAGGATATTCTGCTGCATCGCCGGCTCCCTGGCAGACGCTCAGGCCGTCACCAAGGCTGCCAAGTTCCAGATCTCCTTCCACAG TATCCAGATGGAGTCCCCTCCTCTGGTGAAGGCAGCAGCGTCCATGTTGAAGGAGCTGTGCTACAACAACAAGGAGGAGCTGCAGGCCGGCTTCATCACTGCAGGCTGGGACAGGAAGAAAGGGCCACAG GTTTACACAGTGGCCCTGGGCGGTATGTTACTCAGTCAGCCGTTCACCATCGGAGGATCAGGCAGCACATACATCTACGGTTACGCCGACGCCAAATACAAACCTGACATGAGCAAAGAGGAGTGCCTACAGTTTGCTACAAATG CTCTTGCCCTGGCTATGGGCAGAGACAATGTCAGCGGGGGCGTGGCACACCTGGTAGTGATCACGGAGGAGGGGGTGGAGCATATTGTCATCCCTGGAGACAAGCTGCCCAAGTTCCACGACGAGTAG
- the LOC139554652 gene encoding proteasome subunit beta type-7-like: MALSNVVETPASGFNFENVSRNVALEGLLQGGQTKAPKPMKTGTTIAGVLCKNGVVLGADTRATSGEVVADKMCAKIHYISPNIYCCGAGTAADTEKTTDLLSSNLTIFSMDSGRNPRVVMAVNILQDMLFRYRGQIGASLILGGVDCTGNHLYKVGPYGSIDNVPYLAMGSGDLAALGILEDKFKPNMEIEEAKELVRDAIHSGIMSDLGSGNNIDICVITKQGVDYIRPYQESEYKDKRQRRYKYRPGTTSILTEKIVPLELEVVQEIVQRMDTA, translated from the exons ATGGCGCTATCAAATGTTGTCGAAACACCCGCATCGGGATTTAATTTTGAGAACGTCTCCAG AAATGTTGCTCTGGAGGGTCTGCTTCAGGGAGGACAGACCAAGGCACCTAAACCGATGAAGACTGGGACCACCATAGCTGGAGTTTTGTGTAAG AATGGAGTGGTACTGGGAGCAGACACACGGGCCACCTCTGGTGAAGTGGTGGCTGATAAGATGTGTGCCAAGATCCACTACATCTCCCCCAATATATA CTGCTGTGGTGCAGGAACTGCAGCGGATACAGAGAAGACCACCGACCTGCTCTCCTCCAACCTCACCATCTTTTCTATGGACAGCGGCAGGAACCCACGTGTCGTGATGGCAGTAAACATTCTGCAGGACATGCTTTTCAG GTACCGGGGTCAGATAGGGGCCAGTCTAATCCTAGGAGGGGTGGACTGCACTGGTAATCACCTCTACAAAGTGGGGCCCTATGGGAGCATAGACAATGTGCCATACCTTGCAATGG GGTCTGGTGACTTGGCCGCTCTGGGGATTCTGGAGGATAAGTTCAAACCTAATATGGAG ATAGAGGAGGCTAAGGAGTTGGTCAGGGATGCCATCCACTCTGGAATCATGAGTGACCTGGGCTCAGGAAACAACATAGATATCTGTGTCATCACTAAACAGGGGGTGGACTACATCAGGCCATACCAGGAGTCAGAGTACAAAGATAAGAG GCAGAGGAGATACAAGTATCGCCCAGGTACAACGTCTATTTTGACAGAGAAAATAGTCCCTCTGGAGCTGGAGGTAGTGCAGGAGATAGTCCAGCGGATGGATACGGCCTGA